The Streptomyces sp. V4I8 genome includes the window GTATGCGGAGGATGCGCGGGCCGCGCTGGCGCCGTTGCCGGACATTGATGCCAAGGCCGCGTTGATGGAGTTGTGCGACGCCGTTGTGCATCGGGCCGGGTAGTTTCGCCCCCGCCGCCCCTACCCGTCCCATCCCTTGAAGGGGCTCCGCCCCATCCACCCCTTCCACCCCCCGCCAGGGGGCTGCCGCCCCCTGGACCCCCGCTGTCGGCCTTCGGCCTCGTCCTCAAACGCCGGACGGGCTGAGAGGGTGTCGTACGTCACAGAGTTGGACTGAGTCCAAAGTGAGATCACCCCCGTATGGCTACCCAGAAGCTGACGCAGGGGGTGTCAGCTGTCATACGGGGAGAAAACAGCATCATGGGCATGAGCGCGACGTTCTCGAAGGGCCGTAAGAGCCTGATCGTCACCGCTGTCGCGGTGGCTGCCGCCGGTGGGGTCGCCGCCGCGGTGATTCCCGCCTTCGCCGCCGGAGGCGACGCACCAGGGAGCGCGGGTACGGTCCTCGCCGCCAGTCTTCGCGGGGCGAACGAGGTGCCCGTCGAGGGTGGCCCGGCCGTCGGGGACAAGGACGGGGCCGCCCTGCAGTTCGTGAAGGTCAGGGGCGACAAGGTGTCCGTGGCCGTCACCTGGCGCGGCACCGGCAAGCCGACCGCCCTCCACATCCACCAGGGCGCCAAGGGCACCAACGGCGGCATCAAGGTCGACTTCGGCGGCCTCCTCGAAAAGGGCAAGGGCAAAGGCAAGGGCGCGGGCCACAGCCTCACCGGCACCGTCACAGTGAAGGAACCCGTCCTGCTCAACGCCCTGAAGACCGACCCGAGTTCCTTCTACGTCAACCTCCACACCGCCGAGTTCCCGGGCGGGGCCGTCCGAGGTCAGCTCCACAAGGTCACCGTCGCCGAGTTCGACTTCCGGGACGCGCTGCACAACTTCCAGGCGTCCGTCATCAAGGGCAAGCAGATCTACGAGTGCAAGCCGGCCGAGGGCGGCGGGTACGCCTTCACCCAGCGGGACGTCAGCGCCGTACTCGGCGGCCGTATCGCGCACTCCTTCGTCGCGCCCAACTCCGGTACGCCGCAGTGGATCGCGCGGGACGGCAGTGCGGTGACGGGGGCCGTCATCTCCAGGACGCCGAACGGTGACGGGAACATCCCCGAGCTCGATCTGAAGGCCGGCCAGTCCGGAAAGCACCGCGGACTGCTCGCCGACACGGCCGAGATCCTGCGGCTGAACACCGTCGGCGGCGTCGCCCCGGCCGGCTCCTGCACGCCCGGCGCCATCGTCGGGGTGCCCTACCAGGCCGACTACGTGTTCATCGACGGCTGATCGGCTTCACCGACGGCTGATCGGCGCGAGCGCCTCGCGCGCACAGCGGCGCCTTCCCCGGTCGACCCCTACGGGTCGGGGGAGGCGCCGCCTGTGTGTGTCATACCGCAGGTGTACGTGGAGTTGGCTCCGAAGGCTGACGAATCTCCCTGGCGGATTTGGTCAGATGGACACCACGGACATCACCACTCCTCACCGATTCGGGTGAGAATGGCGGCTCAGGGGTGGACGAGTGCGGGGTCGTAAGACTCGCGGGGAACGAGAAGGGCAGCCGCCGCCGACGACGGAGGTAGGGCACACATGGCACCGTACGAATCCGACGACAGTACGACCACCGGGGAGGTCGACGACCTGTCCTCGGGGCGGCGCAAGGCCGCGCGGTACGTCGTCCCGGTCGCGGTGGTGGGAGTCGCGGCGGCGACCATCGGGCTCGTCCCGGCGCTCGCCGACTCCGGCGACCCGGACCTGCCGGAGATCACCGCGGCGCAACTCATCGAGAAGATCGGCCAGTCGGACGTACAGCAGTTGTCCGGCACCGTGAAGATCAGCACCGATCTGGGACTGCCGGACCTCGGCGGGCTGGGGGCCGGCTTCGCCTCCGGCGCCATGGGGTCGGGGTCGGGTGACGGATCGTCCGCAGATCCGTCGGCCAAGCTCACCGAGCTGGCCTCCGGCACGCACACCCTGCGTGTCGCCCTCGACGGCGAGAACAAGCAGAAGCTCTCCCTGCTGGAGAACGCGTCCGAGTACAGCCTCATCCACAACGGCAAGGACGTCTGGGGCTACGACAGCAAGTCGAACGAGGTCTTCCACGGCACCGCCGAGGAGGCGAAGGACGGGCAGGCCAAGGGCGGGCAGAAGAAGGAAGACGTTCCCGCCACGCCGAAGGACTTCGCCGAGGAGGCCCTCAAGGCGGTCGACGACACCACGTCCGTCACCGTCGACGGCACGGCGCAGATCGCGGGCCGGGACGCGTACCGGCTGCTCATCAAGCCGAAGAAGTCCGGGACCACGGTCGGCGCGATCACCGTCGCCGTGGACGCCAGGACCGGCATGCCGCTGAAGTTCACGCTGACCCCGTCGAGCGGCGGCGCGGCAGTGATCGACGCGGGCTTCACCCAGGTCAGCTTCGCCAAGCCGGCCGCCTCCACGTTCGACTTCACCCCGCCCAAGGGTGCGAACGTCACCGAGGAGGACGAGCTGGAGGGGAGGGCCCGGGAACACGGCTCCACGAAGTCCGAGGACGAGCTGCGCAAGGAGTTCGACAAGGAACTCGGCGGCCTGAAGTCCGAGGACAAGCTCGGCAAGGCGCCCGAGGGCCGTCCCGAGGTCATCGGCGAGGGCTGGAACTCCGTGGCCGTCTTCGACACCGGCGGCGAGGGCGTCCCCTCCGGCGCCGAGGTCGGCGGCGACATGGGTGGCTTCCTCGACTCCCTGGGCGACAAGGTCACCGGCAAGTTCGGCTCGGGCACGGTCTTCAAGACCCGCCTGATCAACGCCCTGGTCACGGACGACGGCAAGGTCTATGTGGGCGCGGTCGACAAGAACGCGCTCGTTGAGGCGGCCGACTCCGGGAAGTGAACGCGGAATCGGGAACCGGATCCGGTTACCGGTGGGTTGATCCGGTAACCGGCCGGCCGGTGTAGACGTACCACGATCGACGTACCCCTAGGAGCCCGAGGAGTCCGAGGAACCCATGGAGGAACCGCCCGCCGCGGAGGCCGACGAGGTCGATCAGTCCGACGAGGTCGATCAGTCCGGTGAGATCGATCAGGCAGGCCCGGTCGATGAGGTCGGCCGGGCCGATCAGACCGACCCGGTCGACCACGTCGCCGACACGGTGATCGCCACCCGCGCCCTCACCAAGCGCTACCGCGGCGGGCAGCTCGCCGTGGACGGTCTCGATCTGACCGTCCCGGCGGGCAGCGTCTTCGGGTTCCTCGGCCCGAACGGCTCGGGCAAGACCACCACCATCCGCATGCTGATGGGCCTGATCGAACCCACCTCCGGTACCGCGCGCGTGCTCGGGCAGCCCATGCCCCGGTCCGCGCGCGCCGTACTGCCGCACGTCGGCGCGCTCATCGAGGGGCCCGCCCTGTACGGCTTCCTCTCCGGCCGCGACAACCTCATCCGGTACGACGCCGCCGACCCGACCGCCGATCCGCGCACCCGGCGCGCCCGCGTGGCGACCGCGCTGGACCGGGTGGGCCTGACGGCCGCCGGCAGCAAGAAGGCCAAGGCGTACTCGCTCGGCATGAAACAACGGCTGGGACTCGCGGCCGCGCTCCTCCAGCCACGCCGGCTCCTCGTCCTCGACGAGCCGACCAACGGGCTGGACCCGCAGGGCATGCGCGAGATCCGTGCTCTGATCAGGGAGTTGGCGTCCGACGGCACGACCGTCTTCCTCTCCTCCCACCTCCTCGACGAGATCGAACAGGTCTGCACGCACGCGGCCGTGATGGCACAGGGCCGGCTGATCACCCAGGGCGCGGTCGCGGACCTGGCGGCGGGAACACGCGGCCGGCTCGTCGTGACCACGCCCGACACCGGGGACGCGGCCCGGGTGCTGAAGGAGCAGGGCGCCGGTGACGTCGTCATCACCGACGACCGGGTGACCGCCGAGCAGCCTCCGGACCGTGATCTCGCCGACGTCAACGCGGCGTTGGTGACCGCCGGAGTCCGCGTCCGGGGCTTCGGCGTCGAACGGGCCTCCCTGGAAGACGCGTTCGTGGCACTCACGGGGGAGGGGTTCGATGTCGCAGGCTGAAGCCGCCCGGCAGGGCGGCGCGATCGAAGGGGCCCGGAAGGACAGGGAGGGCAGGAAGGACAGGGAAGGCGGGAAGGACAGAGAAGGCGGGAAGGACAGGGAGGGTAGGGAGGTCAGGAAGGACAGGGAGTTCAGAAAGGTCAGCCCCTTGTGGACCTTCGGCCTCCTCCGCAGCGAACTGCTCACCACCTTCCGGCGCTGGCGCACCCTCGCGCTGCTCGCCGTCCTGGCCGCCGTGCCGATCCTGGTCGGGATCGCCGTGAAGATCGAGACCGGCGACGGCGGGTCGATGGGAGGCGGTGGACCGCAGGGCGGCGGCCCGGCGTTCATCTCGCAGATCACCAACAACGGCCTGTTCCTGGTGTTCACCGCACTCGCCGCGACGCTCCCGTTCTTCCTGCCCATGGCGATCGGCGTCATCGCGGGCGACGCGATAGCGGGCGAGGCGAACGCGGGCACCCTGCGCTATCTCCTGGTCGCCCCCGCCGGCCGCACCCGTCTGCTCCTCACCAAGTACGCGACCACGATGGCCTTCTGCCTGGTGGCCACCCTCGTGGTCGCGGTCTCGGCGCTCACGGTCGGGGCGCTGCTCTTCCCGCTGGGCGAGCTGACGACCATCTCCGGCACCCGGATCAGCTTCGCGGAGGGGCTGGGCAGAGCGCTGCTGATCGCCCTGGTCGTCGCCGCGTCACTCATAGGGGTGGCGGCCCTCGGCCTGTTCGTCTCGACGCTGACCAACAGCGGCATCGCGGCGATGGCGACGACCGTCGGTCTGCTGATCACCATCCAGATCCTCGACCAGATCCCCCAGCTCCACGCGATCCAGCCGTACTTCTTCTCCCACTACTGGCTGTCCTTCGCCGACCTGATGCGCGAACCCGTCTACTGGGACGACCTCGTCAAGAACCTGGGGATTCAGGCCCTCTATGCGGCCGTGTTCGGGTCGGCGGCATGGGCGAGGTTCACGACGAAGGACATCACGGCGTAGCGCTCCGCTCGGACACCTGGGTGTCGCGGCTCGGGCGGCTTCAGTCCGGGTATCGGCTCGGGCGGCCTCAGTGCGGGTATCGGCTCAGCGGCCTCGGGCGGCCTCAGGCGGCCTGGTAAGGGAAGCGGGCGATCGGCGGCTCCTGGGCGAAGAAGGTCTTGGCGCGCGTGAGCGCCGCGGTGTCGTCCAGTACGTCATCGATGCGGCCGCCGTTGCCCAGCAGGACCCCGCCGAAGCGCATGCCGAAGTAGGCGGCCGAGTTGTTGAGGGTGCCGATCAGCGGCTCGGCGACCTCGTGTTCCTTGTGGTAGAGCGCGGTGACGCCCCACAGGGTCCGTTCGGCCATCTTCGCCTTGAAGTCGAGGCCGGGGGTGCGCAGCCAGTTCTCCCACTCGTCCAGGTAGCGCTTGGTGGCGGCGGACACCGAGTACCAGTACAGCGGCGAGGCGATCACCACGTCCGTGGCCGCGAGCGTGGCGTCGAGCAGCAGCGCGGCGTTCCCGGTGGGGGACGGTGGGAGTGCGTCGTCCTGGCGTACGTCCGTGAAGTCCGGCAGTGGGTGGTCGGCGAGGCTGATCCACTCCTGCTCGACGTCCTCGGCCAACTGCTCGGCGGCCTTGCGGGCCAGCACCTCGGTGTTGCCCTCGCTGCGGCTGCTGCCCAGCAGGAACAGGAAGCGGCGGGTCATGGGATCCCCCAGATGGTCGGCGTACGACAATAACTTGCCTGTGCATTATATGCGTACGCAAGGAACTGTCCAGGGTCCGACGACGCTCTCGGCCGCCCGCGCCACGTCGAGCAACAGAGCCTCCCGCCCGTGCGCCGCCACCAACTGGAGCCCGATCGGACACCCGT containing:
- a CDS encoding CHRD domain-containing protein; this translates as MSATFSKGRKSLIVTAVAVAAAGGVAAAVIPAFAAGGDAPGSAGTVLAASLRGANEVPVEGGPAVGDKDGAALQFVKVRGDKVSVAVTWRGTGKPTALHIHQGAKGTNGGIKVDFGGLLEKGKGKGKGAGHSLTGTVTVKEPVLLNALKTDPSSFYVNLHTAEFPGGAVRGQLHKVTVAEFDFRDALHNFQASVIKGKQIYECKPAEGGGYAFTQRDVSAVLGGRIAHSFVAPNSGTPQWIARDGSAVTGAVISRTPNGDGNIPELDLKAGQSGKHRGLLADTAEILRLNTVGGVAPAGSCTPGAIVGVPYQADYVFIDG
- a CDS encoding outer membrane lipoprotein carrier protein LolA; translation: MAPYESDDSTTTGEVDDLSSGRRKAARYVVPVAVVGVAAATIGLVPALADSGDPDLPEITAAQLIEKIGQSDVQQLSGTVKISTDLGLPDLGGLGAGFASGAMGSGSGDGSSADPSAKLTELASGTHTLRVALDGENKQKLSLLENASEYSLIHNGKDVWGYDSKSNEVFHGTAEEAKDGQAKGGQKKEDVPATPKDFAEEALKAVDDTTSVTVDGTAQIAGRDAYRLLIKPKKSGTTVGAITVAVDARTGMPLKFTLTPSSGGAAVIDAGFTQVSFAKPAASTFDFTPPKGANVTEEDELEGRAREHGSTKSEDELRKEFDKELGGLKSEDKLGKAPEGRPEVIGEGWNSVAVFDTGGEGVPSGAEVGGDMGGFLDSLGDKVTGKFGSGTVFKTRLINALVTDDGKVYVGAVDKNALVEAADSGK
- a CDS encoding ABC transporter ATP-binding protein; this encodes MEEPPAAEADEVDQSDEVDQSGEIDQAGPVDEVGRADQTDPVDHVADTVIATRALTKRYRGGQLAVDGLDLTVPAGSVFGFLGPNGSGKTTTIRMLMGLIEPTSGTARVLGQPMPRSARAVLPHVGALIEGPALYGFLSGRDNLIRYDAADPTADPRTRRARVATALDRVGLTAAGSKKAKAYSLGMKQRLGLAAALLQPRRLLVLDEPTNGLDPQGMREIRALIRELASDGTTVFLSSHLLDEIEQVCTHAAVMAQGRLITQGAVADLAAGTRGRLVVTTPDTGDAARVLKEQGAGDVVITDDRVTAEQPPDRDLADVNAALVTAGVRVRGFGVERASLEDAFVALTGEGFDVAG
- a CDS encoding ABC transporter permease, giving the protein MSQAEAARQGGAIEGARKDREGRKDREGGKDREGGKDREGREVRKDREFRKVSPLWTFGLLRSELLTTFRRWRTLALLAVLAAVPILVGIAVKIETGDGGSMGGGGPQGGGPAFISQITNNGLFLVFTALAATLPFFLPMAIGVIAGDAIAGEANAGTLRYLLVAPAGRTRLLLTKYATTMAFCLVATLVVAVSALTVGALLFPLGELTTISGTRISFAEGLGRALLIALVVAASLIGVAALGLFVSTLTNSGIAAMATTVGLLITIQILDQIPQLHAIQPYFFSHYWLSFADLMREPVYWDDLVKNLGIQALYAAVFGSAAWARFTTKDITA
- a CDS encoding flavodoxin family protein; the protein is MTRRFLFLLGSSRSEGNTEVLARKAAEQLAEDVEQEWISLADHPLPDFTDVRQDDALPPSPTGNAALLLDATLAATDVVIASPLYWYSVSAATKRYLDEWENWLRTPGLDFKAKMAERTLWGVTALYHKEHEVAEPLIGTLNNSAAYFGMRFGGVLLGNGGRIDDVLDDTAALTRAKTFFAQEPPIARFPYQAA